A region of the Leishmania panamensis strain MHOM/PA/94/PSC-1 chromosome 10 sequence genome:
TGATACTGTCGCGTGGCGTGGGCGTACGCGTGTAGGGGTAacgggaaggaggaggggggagggaggaaaggggagggaatgGAAGGAGACGAAGGTGCCGGCAAGTCTtacgggggagggggagtggtgCAGGCTCGGCATACGGTGCCGTGCAGGTGTCTTATTAAATGCGTGTATGGGTTGAGCGCAAACAAGAGCCTCTTTCCCTTGAAGCGTCGTCTATCCGCCCTCTTCGCAGTCGAAGGAATAGACAAGAGGCGACTGGgcgtgaggggaggggaaaaagagagagggagacggaggGCAAGCTTGACGCCCTGCAGTGCCTACGGTCCGGCCAGCCCACAGAAaggctccccctctctctcacgcagAAGTGGAGTTACACTGCCCACACAGATGGTGTCGCGCTTTGCCTTTTCACTGCCAAAAGAGGCGCATGAGAGCGCAGACGCGCTCACAGCGAAGAATAAAGTGGCAAAAGTCGTGCGCTGCCGTTCATCCGGGACACGTTTGCAGGCCTTCTTCGTGCTCACACGTTCCTCCGCTGCgggtgtgggagggggatggAAAAGGTGGCAGGCGGTATTTGTCGCAGCTACAAATCtaaacagagggagggagagacttCTTCActgacgcagcggcaggacCATCGTCAGGTGCCACCACGATCTTCtccggggaggggggggggcagtgaaGAccatcacacacgcacacccctACGATCACCCTTTCCATACACTGAGCGTGCTCCGCCCTCCTACCTCTCGctgggtgggggggaggtgcacgCCTGGACACACGGAGAGTCTTTTCAAAGATACTTGTCCAGCGTCATGGCAGCCCTGTTCACGCGCTGAATGGCCGGGTACGGTGACTGgtcagcgccaccgttgGGGTACAGGGCCCCCTGCAGAGCCTCCCTATCAAAGACTTTGCGCCGGATGTTCATATAGTCGTGGTGAACCGGATCCGTCATCATCGGCACGTCCGTGTACTTCTCCGGCACTACGCGCTGCAGTTCCTTTGGCGCCAGCTCAAAGGGCATCTCCACCACGTCCCAGTCTCGCCCCTTCCACTGCTTGCGCAATGACTGCTGCGCGCACCAGACGTCCACGTTGAACTGCAGCGTGGCGAGGTCGCGCTTGAAAAGGCGGCCCTTCTTCTTATGATCGATCGGCCCAATCTCACGCAGATATGCTGTGCGACCACCGAAGCGGTTGGCGTCGTGCATCGGCAGGGTGTTGAAGGTGTGCTGGTGACGGTAGCTAAAGGGTGGATGATCGAAGTCGCCGGTGGAAACGCATCGCGACGCTGCGGTGAGAGGTGCGGGGGTAGGCAAGGCTGTCACCACCCCTGCAGCAATCGCTGCTAGCCCACGCCGTTTGAGCATCGGAACGCTTCCGAGATAAAAGTTTACTAGAATGACTGGTGAGGGGTCGCAGTGAGGCCCACACGAAGGTCGGGAGGGAATGGGAGCGAGACTGATGGAGAGGACTTCATGCATCATAAAGCAACGCAGCAACGCTCCTCAGCGGTTGAGActggagaagggagaggtgggggacTGATGTGTGGCCCCATCCTCTGTATTTACCTTCTccgccctttctctttcttccatGCGCTTCCGCAGGAGTTCCCTGCTGGCCGTGCATTGGTGCGCGTGCTTCAACGCGAACCCTactgtgcgtgtatgggttTATGTGCCTGCAGGagacggggagggaggcggggggagaaagggtaGCGTGGTCGCCGTCAAACTTCGCTATTGTCCTCCTCTACTGACTCATGCCCGAGGCGCTGTCCTCTCCCCACAGCCCACCCTCTGCCCCAGTGGGCCACAAAGACGCTTGAGGGCAACCGCGTTCTTTTCCGAGCCGCTTGTGTCGTGTGACACTCGCATTCGCCTACGGTTCTCTCGTTCTTCGTTatcgctgttgttgctgtggtCCTCCTCTGCAGTCCCATCGCGAGCGTAGTCGTGTGATtcagcggaggcggagatgaTTCgcggaaaagaggaggagagcgggaaGCACCCGAACGACAAGGCAGAAAACCGAGAGCTGGTGCGTCAGtcgcgcacacgtgtgcgccaACCCGTGGGCGGCGTGTTCagcacaagaagagaagccGATAAAACAGAACAACTCCCCCCCCTGTGAGGCCCTCGCATTAGTCGCTGGTGCACTTCTTAGTGAAGCTTTCGGGGAAGACGGGCGGGCTCATAGAGACGCACGGGCAGTTGTGTGGGTACGATGAAGCAAATGGCACCGTTCAGTTAGAGCGACACGCATAGGCGAAAAAGGGGGCTACACCGCCCAAGTCTACACACCCCCGTTGCCTTCACGCTGCCCTGTACGCCGCACCACTGCTGTATCGACTGCTCAGCTGGCAGAAAAACAACTACACTACCACTCTACGAAAGGCGCCAGTAGTGCACTCAGGTCTCGAAGAAGCTGCTGGACGGCTACGCGCCCCTCCGAACCACCTGCCTTCAAAGCAGCGGCATgctcgagagagagggcgatctgcttgacggcgccgcgcgcctcctgctgctttgtACTAGGAAGGAGTGCCTGAGCCGCACCAAGCAGCCGCAACGCGATCATGGAAGCCATTCGATGCACGAACACGCCTGCCTCCTGCTCCCTCCACGACCGCAACACCGGCTGCCACTGACGTCGTGCGGCAGCCCCTTGCaggtcgctgctgtgcgttTTACAATACTGCAGCACGCTCGTCAGGAAGCTGGTGGCGCGACCCACCCACCGTAGCATCCTACGATACTTAGCCTCCGTGGATGCAACTTTCGTTGCTTCGCGTGGTCGCGACTGCGACGCGTCGGTGTGCCGATCGGGCACCTCCCGCTCcaccatcgcgcagcacaccagcgcctTCTGCAGTTCCAGGAGCATTGGCCACGAAGGCAGCATCACCAACCGCTCCCTGCGACAGCCACCGCACTCTGCGTCGCTGACATCTGCTAACTGCGACTCCTTCGCTGCCGAGGCGTCGGCAGCATCATTGCTACCACACTCTACCGTGACAGGCGCATTCTGGCGAATGCATGAGTTGCTTGCAGAAGCACTAGTGATTGTGATCGTACGCAGCAAGATCTCTTCCACTGCTCGAGCTAACGCGGTGTCTTGCGCGGCGGCACTTGTGATAGTGAAGAGGCGGAGCATCTGCCACTCACGCTCCTGAACGAACATGCTTGgcgccagctcctcggcCTCCCGTATGAGTTGCGCAATGCGTTGCGAGGCTGCGTGCGTAGCTGGGACGCCTGAGACTGCAAAGCGTTCCATCAGCACTGAGGCGTAAAGGAGAAGGGTGTACACCTTTGCGGATCGGCAGCCCCTGTCGGGGCCACCTTGTGTGTAGGCATTCAGAGCCTGCGTGAAAAAGTTGTCGGCATCCTCAGGCAGTTCGTGAAGAGGGCCGATCAGAAGCGGTTGAGTGAGGGTGGCGGCCGCAATGCCGAAGGCACCGTCGAGCTTACGCTCCACGACGCTGCGGTACACATCccccagctgctgcatcacgtCCGCCCACTGCAGCATGCTGTGCGAGCCGAAGACGGCACCGAAGACCGTGTCCTCGGCGGCCTTGTGAGAGGCATGCAGAAGGGATTTGGCGCGGTGCagtgcctccagcgccttcgTGTAGCGTGCTGTGCGGTGGTGCTCCCTGCCGACTAGGTAGTACACCAAAGAAAGCTTGGCGAGATggcggcgtgtgtgcgtgctaATCCTTCCATAgaagcgcagcgccgtgaAGGAGAGGCTCATGACGTCCGCCTTGAGCGTTGTGAGCCAGCTGAGAGTTGTGGGTAGCTTGCggccgcactgctgcagccccGCCTCCATGCGTGTGCCGAGCTCTGCCAGTACACGTATCGAGAAGCCGCTCGCTGCGTCTGACAttgcggcgacggcgatgtcGCCGTACAACTCGTAGAGGGAAgagtggagaggggtgaCATCCACCTGTGTCCGTGGGTCCAGCACCGTCGAGCACGACGCAGGCACCACAACCATACTCGTGCCGTGGCTGCATTTTTTGAGTTCAGAGGGTGCGCTTACATGCGCTGGTGACGTCGTCGGCGTTGGTGGCTGATTGCAGAGGTCTGTTGGCGATGCCCTGGCTGGCGCCAGGGAGGATGTGGAGGGGGGCGACTTCTCCTTGGAGCTCCGGCTGTCCTTGCTGACTGGAGTCGTGCCGTTCACGGAGGCGCTTTCGTCTGCAGCAGATGTGCCGGCCCGCGCCTCTGCTGAGGTGGCTGCCGTTTTGGCTGCCGAGTGCGGCGGTCCCACAAGCGCACTTGCCTCCTCCAGCCGCACAAGCCCTTCGACTACCACCTGCAGAAGGTCTTGGGTGCACGATGATATGGCAGCCATTATTTCCTCTCGATGCTCTGCACCACGCAGCCTTGCCTTGCCCTCCTTCGCTTTTGCCGCGCTGCGTGTcatgcgcagcacacgcaggtggtggcagccgcaGTAGTACGCctccagcgacagcgccaccacggcaCACACCGCGGCACTGCACGTCACTAGGCACCGGGAGAAGAAGGCCTTTATCAGCTGATCGCCTTCCCACTTCCCGGCCTCAACCAAcatgtgccgcagcggtacCTCAAAGCGaccacacagcagcagtgcgtctCTGTAGATCTCTGGCGACGAGCACAGGCCAGCGACACAGCTGGCAGCAGCATTCTTGGGGCTGCTGGCCGTGTTGTTGGAGGCGACGGCAGTTGCCGTCTGCGCAGCGTCCACCTGCAGCTTGCGCGCCACCAACACTGGCACCATCTTCACCAGCTCCGCTACCGTTTCGCGTGCAACGACGTCCTCGCGGCAGGATGGCAGAAAAATGCGCAAGCTGCGGTgaagcagtggcagcgcatCGCCGGCTCTGCTGAGATCGCCGCTGCGGAACAGGTGCTGGCCAATGTTGAAGCACGTCTTTCCAAAGCTCCAGTTAAAGCGGTTCAGCTGGggtgcggtggaggagccgcTAATGCCGTACCCCGACGACGTCGTTGAGGGCACCTCGCTCTCAATGTATGCTTCCCCGTCCGCCAacttctctgctgcgcccCGGCTAGCGGACGCGAAGGCGGCAGCTGTAGGGCATCCAAAGTACTTGTCCGTTTCCTCCACGAATGCGGCGGATTCGTCAAGGTCGGGTAACTCGTACAGTTCCACGTACTCCAAGGCGTAGTCGCGCACCACCGCGTACGTGCCGCCGTCACGACGACACTGCTTCACTAGCCACTGCAGAACGCGGCTCGTGAAGCtaagtgccgccgccgccatgcgcGCCTCGACGCTGTCGAGTATGTCCATTGTTTTCCTCATGTGGTGGCTCTGCAGGATGCCGTCGTGGTGCACGTACGTCCCGATGTGTGACACGTTCGCCATCATCGCGTCGAACCAGTAGCGGAGCGTCTCGCGCTTCTCGGCATCGGCGGCGCCTAcctgcgccttctctttcaccCGGACAAGCTGCTCGGTGCTCGTTCGCTGGTCCATCACGATGGGGGCGTCGATGCCGATAAGCACCTCGGTCGCATCcatgcgccagcgcagcacctgcgaGTAGCGGTGCAAGTTCGCTCCGAAGTGCAAATCGGACGCGGTCATGCTGGCAAGGCGCCGCTCTGGCAGAGTCAGTGCCAGCTGTCCCGCTgcacccgccgccgccttgtcTGTCGCCACGGCATCTCGACCGTGTGTTTCCTTCATGAGGTACAGGGCCTTGCTTAAGAGGGCCTGCTGGCGCATCTCGCGCACCTCTGACGGCTTCGACGCGCGCGAGTCAATAACCAGCGTCGGGCCGATGCGCTGCACGCGCAGGGCCAAAGGACGCTCCGGCACGTAGACCTGCTCGAAGATGGTGCGCATAGCCTCCGCACTGGACACGATGAGGGCGTTCTGCTGCATATCCTTCCATTCCATCACAGCGCTCGCCAAcatgtgctgcagcgccacacgTTGATTGCGCAGAAAACCGGGGGCGTGCTGGTGAACGTTGTGGACGGGGTCCACCGTCAAGTAATTGCGCGGCGGCTGGTTGATGTCGGTGCCCGGCGCAAGAGGGGCCTGCATCGGGATCGcttccaccccctccacgcGCTGGACGTGGGTGCTGTTGAGCAACTTCGTAATGGTGGACGATGCACCACTGTAGATAGGGAGCACGCTGATCCGATCCCAGCTCGCCGAGGGGCGAGAGCTGGGGTTCTGCGGGGCGCACGAGTCCGGTGGCAGACGGCCATTTGAcatggtggcggtggagagtTGCAAGTCTCGGGATGCGGCGGTAGGGAGCCGCGCACCTCCACGTTGCACAGCACTCATAACTGCGTGCGACTGTAATGGGCCCAGCACGCTCAAGCTTCGACACGCCGTCACATTCGCTACCGCCGGCAGGGCCACGGCGCTGGTAGTGCACGAACCACCCCCGCCGTAATCAGCCGACGACGAGGGGATCGAGGTAGACCCTGGCGGCGCGCGCAGTAGAAACTCGAAATTCCAGCTGGACGGTGGAGCTGAGGTAAAGGTGTGGGCGGAGGGGatagcggcggcggtagtAGTGGCCCTGGTAGTCGATGCAGAAGCAAGCTGATTTGTttggaggtgctgctcagAGGTGGGTGGAGGCAGTTGGTTGTCGGCTGAAATGGGCCCCACTGCGGTGTTTTTGTGTTCAATCATCGTCAGGGCAGTCGAGGTCAGTGCCGTCACGGTTGGCGCCATGTGATCATTGCGCTGCGTCTGCACCGTGTCCGTCGCAGCCAGCGCTGGGGTTTCAAACAGAAATAGCTGCGCGTCTCTCGCCTtggcctcctcgcgcaggtgcttgttctgctgccgctgatgatAACGCTTCACTTCCTTCCGGTGCTTAATGCGGTGGCTcatcttttccctttcaccccCATGATGGCCCGGCGCTTCCACCGCAGCCGGGGCACCAGACGACATCGCTGGCTTTTGCCACAACCGATCAGTTGGGCCGACTCGACAACTGCGAGACGTGCGCGCCAGGAAAAAAGGCAGCGGGAACGGCGTCGAAAGGGAGCGGCAGAGGGGCAGGCGAAGGAGGTGCCAGGTAGGCTTGCGAGCGTCAGCAAGTCTTGGGTGGGTGCGTTTTatgcagaggagggggtgggggaagagaacaCCCAAGCGtacctcctctcttcacacacacgcacacacacgcatgcgcgcAGCACAATCGAAGACCTCTGTCACTGAGATAACCGACGTCCCTGCcgcgtctctttcttttaAGGATATTTCTGTTCGTTCCCGCGCTGGGTTACACGACGATGACGCCACAGCCACAAAAGTTGACCCTACCGTCGTAACAGCACGAGGCGCTGTACGCGTCGAGAGTACGTGAGAGGTCTGACGAAGtcgaaacacacacacacacacacacacacacacacacacacacacacacacacacacacacgacNNNNNNNNNNNNNNNNNNNNNNNNNNNNNNNNNNNNNNNNNNNNNNNNNNNNNNNNNNNNNNNNNNNNNNNNNNNNNNNNNNNNNNNNNNNNNNNNNNNNNNNNNNNNNNNNNNNNNNNNNNNNNNNNNNNNNNNNNNNNNNNNNNNNNNNNNNNNNNNNNNNNNNNNNNNNNNNNNNNNNNNNNNNNNNNNNNNNNNNNNNNNNNNNNNNNNNNNNNNNNNNNNNNNNNNNNNNNNNNNNNNNNNNNNNNNNNNNNNNNNNNNNNNNNNNNNNNNNNNNNNNNNNNNNNNNNNNNNNNNNNNNNNNNNNNNNNNNNNNNNNNNNNNNNNNNNNNNNNNNNNNNNNNNNNNNNNNNNNNNNNNNNNNNNNNNNNNNNNNNNNNNNNNNNNNNNNNNNNNNNNNNNNNNNNNNNNNNNNNNNNNNNNNNNNNNNNNNNNNNNNNNNNNNNNNNNNNNNNNNNNNNNNNNNNNNNNNNNNNNNNNNNNNNNNNNNNNNNNNNNNNNNNNNNNNNNNNNNNNNNNNNNNNNNNNNNNNNNNNNNNNNNNNNNNNNNNNNACGCAGACCCGCAGACGGGCGCACACGCCCCACAACGGAAGGGTCGTTGAACTGAATCGAGTGACCGTTTTCACCGAAAACACAATCAAgcaggaaggggaggggggcagtaGCACCAACGAGACAACCGCCTCAGCTAATAATGGGCACAGACACGGGCGTACGACCGCTCAGGTCTGTCTTGGCGTAGTTCTGTCTGTCTTTCGCTTTTATGTTTTGCGCTGCTTGAGCCTTCTCTCGTCGCGCTTTAAGGGCGGAGAGGCGCGAGGGACGGTgcagcgagaaagagaaatggGGGTTAAGgagcaggaagaagagggaggaggggaggaggcagcgatggcagcTTGCCAGTGGGAGAGTGCACCACTGGTGCGTATGTGCGGGCGTATAGTGGCAATAGAAATCTGAAGAAGAGTCAGTTACATGGCGTTTGGTTTGTTTTCCATAGTATAGTCGCTTCTTCCTACACCGCACGACGCATTAtggttgtgtgggtgttgcgTGCGCCGGAAAGATGAAGGAAATGGGAAGGGGCATGATGAAAGAGATGAACACGCGTgtgcgagggggaggaagaggatagGAGGGCCAACACGAGgagtgtatgtgcgtgtgtgggggggggggaggggggagggagagagcctGTAGTGGTTATCGATGCCTCTCCGCAGCAGTAGATTCGTTAGCAATGGGATGAAGAGTGCCAGCGCGCACAGTTTAACCTGTCTCGCGGCGCGGCGTCTCTCCGTTGGGGCGGATGGTGGGTGCAGGCTTGcgtctttccccccttttctcctccccccttcgtgCCTTCCTTTTGTCTCAgtgggggaaaaaaggggggcttCATTTAACGTATCGAGACGTTCTTCCCCAACCCACACCGCGCCGCGTttcgcccccttttttccgcGGGAATACGGacgcacacaagcaacgCTGAGTCAGTCGACAGCCCGAACTTTACACATAATCGGCCAAAAACTCCCGAAAATCCTCTCGCGACGAGATCAGATGAGAGGAGCGACCAAAGAGGGAACGTAGCGGAGGCACAATGACATCGTGGTGAAACAGGAGGGAAGCGAGTGGAAACGCCGATGTGGCGGCAAAACTGCCGTCCACACGCCTACAGAGATCCGTAGCAGACACGTGCGCACAGACTGGGAGGCGGCGTGAAaagcagaaagaaaagatgcactaaggagagagacgataTTATACACGCCCATACCTCTAGGGCACTGGTGCGATACATTGGTGGTGTGAGCATCAAGTAAGAAACGGCGCAACTGcagcaaggggggggggggagatagGGAGGCGGATCCAATAACCGAAGGATGGGGCTCGCGCTAAAGCGTCATAACACGATCAATGTTGGCGCGGCACAGGGGGCATCGGTTGTTGTTGAGGCGCAGGTGTGCGGCGCACGTGTTGCACAGACACATGTGGCGGCAGGGTAGGATGGTGGTGTCCTTCTGGTTCGTTAGGCAAATCACGCAGAGCCCCTCCATATCCTCCtcatctcctgcagcgtcgcgcACGTCGTCCCTGCGGCCGTCGTCGAAGACGTCCTCTAAGTCGTACACCTCGTTGCCCacctgaagcagctgcttcgccaccTTGCAGGCAAAGCGATGCGCTGGTTGAGCTTCCCCACAACCGCGCGAAGACCCTGCAAGCTTGGCGCCCTCCTCCGGCGCCTCCAGGAAGGTGTACTGCACAATACACTTCTTTCTAGGCTTCGACTGCGTCGCCTCGTGCGCAGTTTTGTCGGCAGGTGCAAAGCGCTGCGACTTCTTGCTgtgctcctccgtctccccgATCACCACTTCGATGACTAGCGGGGCGTAGGCTACCCGCTGCACCGTTGAGACGGCAGGCGTGTCGGCAATTTCCTCGTACTTGACAggttgcagcagctgcagcagcaccaggggGTTTGTGACGACTGTTGTGAGACCGTCTGTTTCGGTGGTATCGAAGATACACACGGATCCCTCCGCGACACCACCGCTAGTTTTCAGTCGCACACCATCGCGGACGCGATATTCCACTGATACACCAgtgtacacgcacacccgtTGCGGTGGCTGCGTCGCCGCGATCTGGAACGTGAGTGCAAGTCCCTTGGAGGCGCCGACAACCCCTGGCGACGGTGGGGGTACGCTGATCAGCTCAATCTTCTGCCGGCGTGGTACGGCGCATGTGAGATCAAGCGTCGCTGCGTGCTCAACAAGGTTCTCATCGTCGTCATACTCCACTTCCACATCATAGATGAGTGGCCCTCGCACACGCTCTCGCGTAAAGTGAATGGACGGCTTGCCAAAGACAAGGTAGAAGTTCTGCGGGGCGAGGCGCAGCTCAAGATCGGTGACGACGGTTTCCGCCGGCTGCTGATGACTCGTTTGATTCCCCATTGATGAAAGCAACCCACCACAGCTGTAGTCCCAgacctttctctctctgctggagtgcttgtgtgcgcgcgtacTTGGAGGCGGTAGgtaggagagggaagagagagaagttgAAGGGGGCCAATAATGAAAGAGAGCTGAGTccgagagaggcgcacaaatGATGAAGCGGTGTAAACCGCACGAGAGtcaacgaggaagagaaaagaaggcaaCATACATACcccaagagagaggcgaagcgcggcgcagcgaaggtgtatgtgtgctgtgcgtgacggagaggggggagggggagggggaggggcgcagcGTACTTGAGATGGAGTAGACGGTacgcagaaagagagcgagcgggTGATGGAGTCAGTGAATGTGCATGAGCAGtcgagcgtgtgcgtgcacgagcgtgtgtgtgtgtgtgtgtgtggagatgAGCCGACACTGGCGCACTCGCAGAGCACTAGCGTAGTGCACGGAGAGCAAGCGACAAAGAGAGATGACTGGCCTTGCACCATATAATGCCGAGCAGACACTCTTCGCTGGGATGATGCTTCTATCCTTGATAGGATGAATATGCCAAGGCAGCGGTTGGGGTGAGGAAGGAaagtgtgtgggggaggagaatgAGGAACGTGCGCAACGGTTTGTGTGGCATGGCCATTTACACTCAGCATCCTCACCATACCCCTTgctgagggaggggaggaaggtggGCGAGAAGTAAC
Encoded here:
- a CDS encoding hypothetical protein (TriTrypDB/GeneDB-style sysID: LpmP.10.1030) — its product is MHDANRFGGRTAYLREIGPIDHKKKGRLFKRDLATLQFNVDVWCAQQSLRKQWKGRDWDVVEMPFELAPKELQRVVPEKYTDVPMMTDPVHHDYMNIRRKVFDREALQGALYPNGGADQSPYPAIQRVNRAAMTLDKYL
- a CDS encoding hypothetical protein (TriTrypDB/GeneDB-style sysID: LpmP.10.1040), whose product is MSNGRLPPDSCAPQNPSSRPSASWDRISVLPIYSGASSTITKLLNSTHVQRVEGVEAIPMQAPLAPGTDINQPPRNYLTVDPVHNVHQHAPGFLRNQRVALQHMLASAVMEWKDMQQNALIVSSAEAMRTIFEQVYVPERPLALRVQRIGPTLVIDSRASKPSEVREMRQQALLSKALYLMKETHGRDAVATDKAAAGAAGQLALTLPERRLASMTASDLHFGANLHRYSQVLRWRMDATEVLIGIDAPIVMDQRTSTEQLVRVKEKAQVGAADAEKRETLRYWFDAMMANVSHIGTYVHHDGILQSHHMRKTMDILDSVEARMAAAALSFTSRVLQWLVKQCRRDGGTYAVVRDYALEYVELYELPDLDESAAFVEETDKYFGCPTAAAFASASRGAAEKLADGEAYIESEVPSTTSSGYGISGSSTAPQLNRFNWSFGKTCFNIGQHLFRSGDLSRAGDALPLLHRSLRIFLPSCREDVVARETVAELVKMVPVLVARKLQVDAAQTATAVASNNTASSPKNAAASCVAGLCSSPEIYRDALLLCGRFEVPLRHMLVEAGKWEGDQLIKAFFSRCLVTCSAAVCAVVALSLEAYYCGCHHLRVLRMTRSAAKAKEGKARLRGAEHREEIMAAISSCTQDLLQVVVEGLVRLEEASALVGPPHSAAKTAATSAEARAGTSAADESASVNGTTPVSKDSRSSKEKSPPSTSSLAPARASPTDLCNQPPTPTTSPAHVSAPSELKKCSHGTSMVVVPASCSTVLDPRTQVDVTPLHSSLYELYGDIAVAAMSDAASGFSIRVLAELGTRMEAGLQQCGRKLPTTLSWLTTLKADVMSLSFTALRFYGRISTHTRRHLAKLSLVYYLVGREHHRTARYTKALEALHRAKSLLHASHKAAEDTVFGAVFGSHSMLQWADVMQQLGDVYRSVVERKLDGAFGIAAATLTQPLLIGPLHELPEDADNFFTQALNAYTQGGPDRGCRSAKVYTLLLYASVLMERFAVSGVPATHAASQRIAQLIREAEELAPSMFVQEREWQMLRLFTITSAAAQDTALARAVEEILLRTITITSASASNSCIRQNAPVTVECGSNDAADASAAKESQLADVSDAECGGCRRERLVMLPSWPMLLELQKALVCCAMVEREVPDRHTDASQSRPREATKVASTEAKYRRMLRWVGRATSFLTSVLQYCKTHSSDLQGAAARRQWQPVLRSWREQEAGVFVHRMASMIALRLLGAAQALLPSTKQQEARGAVKQIALSLEHAAALKAGGSEGRVAVQQLLRDLSALLAPFVEW
- a CDS encoding hypothetical protein (TriTrypDB/GeneDB-style sysID: LpmP.10.1050), whose protein sequence is MGNQTSHQQPAETVVTDLELRLAPQNFYLVFGKPSIHFTRERVRGPLIYDVEVEYDDDENLVEHAATLDLTCAVPRRQKIELISVPPPSPGVVGASKGLALTFQIAATQPPQRVCVYTGVSVEYRVRDGVRLKTSGGVAEGSVCIFDTTETDGLTTVVTNPLVLLQLLQPVKYEEIADTPAVSTVQRVAYAPLVIEVVIGETEEHSKKSQRFAPADKTAHEATQSKPRKKCIVQYTFLEAPEEGAKLAGSSRGCGEAQPAHRFACKVAKQLLQVGNEVYDLEDVFDDGRRDDVRDAAGDEEDMEGLCVICLTNQKDTTILPCRHMCLCNTCAAHLRLNNNRCPLCRANIDRVMTL